In the Silene latifolia isolate original U9 population chromosome 1, ASM4854445v1, whole genome shotgun sequence genome, ATTTTTCTCTATGTAATTTTACGCCGTTTCCTTCACGCTCTCTCCCCTTCACTTTTCCCATGTGAGTTTTGCTGTTCACTTCTTCAACACAAACCAAGTTCGTCTGCAAGAACCATTTTGGACGAACGAACTGAAAATTACTTCCAACAATGGCGTTTAGTTCGTTCTTATATAAGAACTCTCTCACAAACGACCATTGCTAATGCtcttatgtctcccactaaattagtgggagacggttTCTCATGAGACCTATTGCACTTTTTATATGGTCGTTGGACACGGTTTTTATATGATTGTTGGACAAATCTTTTTTACACCCTCCGTCTTAGTCAAtagtttatactccctcctagtcaatagtttatactccctcctagtcaAATAAACTTCTCTATTTTCTTTTCCGTTTATTCACAAACAAAGTCTGTTGAGCGGACTTGGTACTTCCGACCAACTTGGTTCGTACACGACCCAGAACTTGACTCGTTATGTGACACCAGGGAAAGTAGCATGCTCCGACCACTGCATAGGCGTACGGAATGAGACACATGGACCTGCCACGTGCGTACCCTTAACCGTACAAGTACACCCTATAAATATACGGCATTGTTCACTAATGAAGGTAATTATTCCTCCACTCTCTAGCTATTCACTTTATCTCAGTACAATTCAGCAAATTTCATTTCGAGTCATTCAATACAGTAACAGCCTCTCTGTATTGTTGGCACAAAGGGTAACGCTCCAAAGCTACATACATCGGGCCCCCTTACTCCGCAACTACTAGTAGATATCCTTTAGATATTGAGGAGATGTTGTTGGCAGCAAATTTACAGTCGCCGGTTTTTTGCAAATATTTTTCTATTTTTCCTCTCGCCTCTAATGCTCTTTGCTCATGTTTTCAAGTTTGACATAAAACCATACAAACTTAGTTTTATCATTGAATATAAACGGCTTGGAATTCAAAGGACTAGAAAAATGAAAAACTCGAAATGCAAAATAAGGAGTTCAAAAGACTTTCAAGAAAATAATGTTCCAAATGTTATTTGACAGTGTACTTTAAGTTTGTCAATATAATTAAGATCAACAAAATTTCACGGTGATTTTGAAGTAGTTGTGAGAATCGGATAGAACAAGGTGTTACCCGAACTTATATTATAGTTATTAGAGCTAGTTTTGCGCAGGTAGGCTTCATCCTTGATAAAACTTGCTGAGTATACAACAAATAACATCATACTTCATTAGAAGAAACTAGAATTTTTTGATAAATTGGGGTTCTTTTACAAATTAATTTGCGATTTGGGGTCGGTTTCAAACTAATTTGGACCAATGGGTCCATGTCATCACTTATATTTTTTTTCGTGTTTTTATATGAAGCCGCTAAGATAGTTAGCGGCTTTGGTCTCTTATTTTTCAAAACATACTACAAGTATTAGAAAACATAAAAGGATAAGCCGCTAATATCCTTAGTGTTTTTAGCCCTTCATATTTTATTGAATACCCTGTAAGTGCTAAGCAAATGGCTGAAAATTTGTTGAAAATGTGACAAGCCGCCAATAACTTCAGCGGCTTATActgtgtaattttttttttctttttctttttttagtcTATTAGTCTTATGCAATGTTATGAAATAAGTAAAGCCGCTAATTTTCCTAGCGGCTTCAtataaaaaacataaaaaaatacaagtgatgacgtggacccattggtCCAAATTAGTTTGAAACCgaccccaaatcacaaattaatTTGTAAAAGCACCCCAATTTCCCAAAAAATTCAAGAAACTAGCTAaaattgtactccctccgtccccgtcaattgttgtcctttggttttgacacaaagaccaaggaaaaaggagaggaccaataactaaatgacaagtggaacaaattgaatgagaatgatcaaattactcatcaagttcattcttaaaatagaaaggacaacaaatgaccgagacacccaaaaatggaaaaggacaacaaatgatcgggacggagggagtaactgACGAAAGTCGATCAATATCGGACCAAATTGACAAAATGCGGCTTTGGCATCGACAAGCTCAATTGTGTATGATGGCCTCCCAAGGatacaatgaaaaaaaaaaaaaaaaaaaaaaaaaaaaaacagcctgaCAGTTGCACATTGAGGCATTAAGCATCCGCGCTTAGTCTTAAATTTATCTAACGCATTAAACAAAGTCAGAAACCTTGCATGTCGAGCATCTCATCGAGACGTTTTACTCTCTCGAACCCTTCACTTACCAAGTAACGAATCTGCTGTTTATCCTGACACCCCTTGTTAGTCTCCATTTCTTGCCTAATCGTTTGCTGCAATTCATCTGCAAattcaatggatgaacaaatagCACTGTCAATGCAAGTGTGAATCATCAGATACATCGGGTAGCTCAAATTTGTCTCATTCCCGACTAGGGAAGCTCAGGATGATACAGGCTGACTGTGATTCATGAGACTGTCAGGTGAAGAATTAAGGCATACAAGTAGCATATTGTAAGCTTGAAGCATACTATCAGTTATAAAGATATATTTTTCAGAAGAGTTGGTTTTTATGTAAAAAATGTTTTAACTATGAGTCATGGTACTAGATGTAAGTTTCAATCTTGATATCCGAATCAGTTGTAACGtctgaccaaaaaaaaaaaactgaacccaaaatgtttttgttttccaGGGATACTTGTGACAAAGAAAGAAAAGGCATCAAATCTGAAATCGAAAAGGCATCAACTGAGTCAGAGCCTGACTGGGGGCCTGACAGAGGAAATAGGAAGATACCTCTAGAAGTGCCAGGGGCTCGCCTCGCAGTTCTTAATGCATGTCTGTACAGCTTCAGCACTCTTGCACGAAGAATAAAGTCCTGTAAATCCATGATCATGCTGCAATACCATTCTTCCGTCAATACAATATTACAACCAGCGCAACAAAAATCCAAGGAGCCTAAATAATGCACACAATTTTCTAGATAACAAAACACCGATGAAAACTAGGAATTTCATGCACGGAAATGACAAGCATAAAGCAACTTCAGTAATCAAGTGGCAGTCAgcactttttttttcattcacaTCATCCTCCATTACATAGTTTCAGAATCTACGGGTTGGATCAGAAGAAAAGGGATAAAAACGCTACTATTATAATAATTAGATTATATCAGGACGATGAAATCTCTAATAATTAGTTAATGAGAACAACCAATAACTAGCTTTCCGAGTTTTTCAAGATCAAGAAGAAGGGACAGTGCTGCAGAATCCAGAGATCTTTTCTTATCAGCTTTTTCTTCTCCCATGGCCTCCATCACACCAAAGTCAGGTATGCACAgggatattttcgacataaaactATTAAACCCTTTCTTCTTGTTTGGAACCTCACCAACATCAATCGGAGTTATCAACTGGCGTCCTGTAGTCTCAAAACTTGGCATTGGCCACTGCAATCTTTTACATAGATCATACAGTGAGCTCCTCGGCCCTCCTTTCTGTGCGTTAACAGATGAAATGACAGGAACGCCTCCAATAGGAACCTGAGCTACCTTTTGCTTTTTGTGAGGTACAATATCCAATGTGATCGTCCCATCTAATGAACACAGCGTAACGTCATGTGGTTCCCTTTTCCTCTTTTCTCCCACAACATGAGCAAATGAAATCCCTCGATCTTCTAGATCCTTTAACAAATGAAAAGCAGCTTCTCCTCTAGCGGCTTTCCTAGTTCTAGCAATTCCTTCTCCTATCAGTAAAATGTCAGTCAGTTGTAATTTAAGCTCCACAAATATTACTTGACTGTGATTGACACATTGTTCTTTGAAAAAGTAACCACGGCGATCACATAATTCATTTAGTTCTCGGATCGGTGCCAACTCAAGATTCTCAGGAGTCACTAAAGGAGACAACAATGGATAGAAAACTCTCCAAACTTCGTCGATTTGAAGCTTGGTGTCTATAAGTATAGCTCCAGCAATACTCTCCACCAAGTCACCAAGAGCCTTGGGACACTGCCTTCCTTGCAGTGTTTTGGTACCCTCGGCCTTCGTAATTAGATTCACATAATCTGTTACTTGTTCAGCAAGTAACGAAGAAGAGTGTAGAAGGTGCGGGAAGAGGTTGCGCCTCACAGCAACTTGAGCAAAATTCTCATTATTCACAGAAGCTGCCCGTAGATCGGTCAATTCTCCCGGGTCAATATCTTTATGGTTTTGATAAAGATGCCATGTCATCAGTACATCAAGCACAGCATCCCCAAGAAACTCAAGCCTCTCATAACAATATTTCAACCCGGCATTTTCATATGTGGAATGAGTAATAGCTTCAAGTAACAGCCCTTTGGTAGAAAAGTCGTATCCAAGTTTGGATTCTAGGGTTGTAATCTCATCAACTTTTTGGGCAAAAGGCCGAACAGATGCCACATCAACAGCCTTATCAACATAACCCATGTCCAACTTAGCTTCAATTCCCAGCCATGTCATCACGTGGATAGACGCCGCTAATCCACCAGCCACATAGTACGCCCCAATAACCGCCTCAACACAATCAGCTATATTTTTGGAGACCAACCACCTATGTCCCTTGTCACAATTCTTACCAAGCACAAGCTTTTCATCGATATTTTGGTATTTGCTATCTAAGGGCACTTTAGATGAGTCAATACCATGCAAACAAGAAGTGGGGTGAACAGAAAGCTGCCCAGGGGCCACCCAACGACGAGGTTCAAATGGGCTGTCACGTATATACTCTTGTAGGCCTCCCTTAATTCCCAAATAATGTAAGGTAGCGTTGCAAATAGCTTGCTGGCGACGAGCAGATAACTTTCCTTCCTGTTTTCCGGGATATGTTAGAAAAAGATGACAGCTCACTGAATATTTCAGCACTGAATCACCGAGTAACTCTAAACGCTCTGACGAAAAATCTTCCAAGCATCTCTGAGTTGTAAGTGCTTCCAAAAGAAGTAAACTTGGAATATTAAATTTGTCTATATTCAAGCCAATCTCTTCCCTGAGCTGGCAGGCCAACATCAGACATTCCAATCTGTGCATTACAGAGGGTATTAAATAAAATGCTCTAAGAACAGATAGAGGGACATCTATACTGACTACAAGTTCAGGGGGCATATGAACATGATTTTGTGGCCTTTGGTCAGTACCATCTGACAACATCTTTCGACGCAAGGCAGTAGCTTCACTATCAGACAGAAGATTAAAAGCGTTATGAGTCTGTTTTAGAAGCAACAGTGGTTGTTCCGGGTATAATAGCTCAATTTCATACTTTTTGGTAAAATAATCAGCAAAAGTAGAATACTTTGGCTTCCGAGATGCCTCAAAAGGGCTGTGAGCAGAGGTATCGACCAAGACGTCAAGAACATAGTATATCCTTCCAGTGTGAATAGATATAACAACAGTGTCTTTCAAGTTTCCGGTAGAAAATGTGCAATTTGCTAGATTGACATGGTTTTTACTAGCGCAATTTTCATCCAAACAAGAGGGTTTAGTTTTTCTTTGAGATAGTTCAGCAGTTAACCAACAAAAACTTTTCATATATTCTACCACAGTAACACAAGAGTCAACTGCCTTCCAGTTAATTCTCCAAGAAGCATGATCTTCGACATCCGAAGACTCAAGTGGTAAGATCAAATATGAAGTATCTGTACTCCACAGCCAAGCACTGTCTTTTTCAAGTAGAAATTCTCTTGGTGTACCCTCTGCTTTAGACCCTAGAAATAATTTACCGAATAATCCATTAAAGAGGAGTTCATGAAAGCGCATTCCACGCTTGATTTGGTCTGAATCCAAGTGTACTTCTCCAGATGGAGAAACGGACGATATTGCTGTTCTATCGAGCAAATAAAGGTCCATCTTGGCATTAGCAACATCATGATCTAAGTTTGACTCAGTCAAAAGTAAAAAACTAGAGAAGTCTTCACTGTCACAGGAGAAATCAATCCTGTAGGAATGAAGTACAGCCCCATGAGGCTTATCTCTCCACTTGCCCGATAAAGCACGTACCGGAACCATCCCATGTAACTCCTTCCTTTTTGTAGTTCCGGCACCAGGCAACTCGCTCTTACTCATATTCAGAAGACTTTCGATAGGCGTGACATCCATTGAGATAACAAACTTTTCACAAGGTTCAACTGACAAAGTTACTAACCAAAGGGTATTTGGAAAGCGACAAACTATTGTCCGAGATACTGGATTAGGACATTAGTAGTTATCTTACTATAAATCCACAATGCTTTCAATTATAAGAATCTAAACATAGGCATTCGATAAATCAACCTACACAAACAATGAAGAAATTCATAAGTACCTATAGAGCAGTTTGTCTATTCGAATTTATTGTGGCAAAAATATCTCTCCTCCACAAACATGTCAAACAAATTCAACAAATCACATAGAGATGAGCGCGAGAGTACAACCCTTTACATGTAACCAGGAAAGTTTGTATTATTACTTATGAAGAATGTTTCTATGATGTACATAGAGCTTCTGGCAAACCTTATTAACACAAGATTCACAATTGCAAATGATTAATTCGAGAATATATACTTATAGTCACAAGTGAAATCAAAATGAGGAAATCTCAATTCTCTCATCATGCAAGTACCAGAGTAACTCATTCCATTCATTTAAATCATAGTTGTTATATAATAGAACTACCTCTTCTTTAATCATACCCAACTAGAACTACCTGTGTATCGAGAGAGATATTTGTGATTGCGAACTCGACATTCACGAGTGTTATTTGACCCTTTTAAGACAGTACTTGTAAATGACTAACTATCTACTATTCCACTTCCTAAGATCCTGTTTTAGTATCTCAGTTAGCAGATAAGAATACCCCGATCACTCTCAGAGTGTCAGCTTACTAGCTTTAGAAATAACTGTAGATTGTTTTTATCAGATAAGAAATCACGCAAAGCAGACAGCAAAATGTAGAACTTCCTCAATAACATGAGAGGAAAAACATATATCATGAGTTCTAGCAGAACTGAATGTAAGCGTAAAGCATGTCTATTCATTGCCAAAATCACCCCATTCAAGAACTACAATTCAGTACATAACTAGGATCCTCACTGGTATGCTATAAACATAGGATTTCACACAAGAACTACAACTAGTCAACACCCTTCTAATAAGGAGACATCAGTGATTCACCATTGCTCCGTTAAGTGACCTAAACTTGAATTTGTTACTTTTTAAAAGACCAAATGTAGGACAACAATTAACAACTCAGACTCTCAGGgtgtgtgtttggattgagagatttggagggaaagtaaggggagggaattggaaggatgggaaatccattgtttggttagcaaaatgaaggtagagggatttggaggggagggaaaatggatccctccatttccctcctacaaggcaaattatttccccaccaacataggcaagatttggagggaaaatcatctcctccattctccctcccctccccttcccttcttttctcttccctcctcctccctccccttcttttccctcctttttttctatccaaacaaggcctcagggtgtgtttggatactaaaataggagggaaaggaaggggagggggaaagagggaagggaaagggaggggagggaaggGGAGAGGGAATgagatgtgggtgtttggatacaatttccctctaaatcttgcctattgtggagagattttgattaggcttgaaggagggaaattggatccctccaaatcactccccctccatttccctccacccttatttgctatccaaacaagggaatTTAAattccctactctccctcccttccttttccctccaaatcattCAATCCAAACATACCCTCAAAGTCCATCAACTGCTAAAGAGGCAAAAGGGCAATCACACTCCATCTCACTTACAAAGTTCACCATAACGCACATCTGCGAGAGTAACCCTTCTTTATTATCTTTCCGTATCTCCTTCCTTATTACATACACCCTCTTCCTATATTACCAACCTCGTTTcatcttcttccttcaaatcacaTCAAGATTCATAACTTAACTCTCACATATCACAAAGAGAATATAATCCCTCTGCTACCTATAATTTCCATACAATCTTTCCCAAAAACGCCCAAATGTTTGCAAACATTACGCCGGATTAAGAATTCCCAATTCACAAATTTTGATCAGCAAATAACACTTCCTTAAATCAACCCATCACATCTCACAAggaaaataatattttaaataCAATGTACTTGAATATTCTCTCTTTTTCATCCTTCAAATTCATATCATATGCATCCCAAATCCCAATTAACTCACAAATTGATGATTTAACATGGGTAATTCTAAAAAAATCATTATAATCAATTTCTATCCTCAATTCATATTCTTTTTCATCATTAAAATTAATTTACATCCCAAATTATCTATGATTTGACATGGGTAATTCTAAAAAATAATCATCATCAATTTCTCAACCCCAATTCATATTCTTTTTGTTGCAGATTATTAATTAACTAACAATACCAACTAAAACAAGACCAGTAATTGAAATTAGAAGAATTCAAGAAATAGAATGAAGACAAATACAAAAGATGAATAAACATTAAAAGTAAAGCATTATCAATTGAAGTAATGATGGAAGAAAGCATGGTTAAACTGTGAACAAACATACCTGAAGTAGTAAATAATAAGATGCTGTTTCAATTGAGAAAGGAGATTGAGTGTTGTTACTTGTTGTCAGTTTGTGTGTTTTAATGTGAGTTTTAACTTCTGTGTGTTAAACTGAACTGTTGGGGAGTTGAGGTTCGTACTTTATAGTACCGTCGATGGTTGAACATTCAATGTGTGTGTTTAAAAATCCGTCACACAGTCAAAAGGGTTTCATTATAAAATAACACAACTTGTTTATTAGCACTAaataaatatatttttttataaaaaaagatCGTCTCATGGTGTAGGAACATCTTATTCTAAAATTTGAGTCTAAAAAATTGGAATCATCCTTGGAGTTAGTAATAACTTTAAAATGCTCGAATATTtggcaaattctcatttaaaaaGGATACATTCATTTTACGTTTAGACGAATAAAAGGTGTTTATATAGAatgaataaaacaaaaacagaatGCATACGGAGAAATAAAAGATTTGTCGTCTATGTCGATgttatttaacccgttttaaaaTCAAGACGAATACATCCGTCTTAAAAAAAACTAGCGGATGatatttagggggtgtttggtaatGGTACGCTGGAAGATTTATccgtacactactacaaatccaggcaaacTACAAcgaccctttaacaacgcttattcacgaaaatcaccataagacgttgtagaatggatggcgcgaattttactaaacttaattacaacggttatgtattgttaaccgttgttattggttttaacaacaggtcaaacttgcacaaccgttgttaatataaaaactaataacaacggtttactgtaatacattataaccgttgttaataactTGACGCAAAATTAGTGAAACTTTATTACAACAGTTATATtagtacccgttgttattaggttttaacaacggttgtagacgcaataaccgttgttattgaagttatgaagatctaaagaacaacagatcgctttattctgctatacgctacaaaacacaaacacaagctaatactgctacacaaatatcatcctccattcctccttgatcgtctctctctgtcttcatcttcatcattgtctctccctcatcgtgtttatcaatcaggtatatatgtttcttagcttattaactatttcttattaagattttcaagctatatatagatataggattgttcaatttccttgcctatgaatgtcgattatttgtgattttgtgaatttgttgggttaatatctaatttgttgataatttagcttaattgatttcctgaatttcgtttatttgtttgcctattattggattttctaaattagttgcctatatattacgaatgtagaaaatgactcgaacttggatgattgctgcaaatatgagtgaccccaactataaggatggtttagctgaattttatgaagtcgttgcgaataatttgaaaggttcttctagtattccatgtccttatgaaagatgtggtaatattaggtgtATGGCTTTTCcagacgttaaaatacacctagaaaagtggagatttagtcgatcctatacacgttggatttttcatggggaaccatcAG is a window encoding:
- the LOC141611414 gene encoding uncharacterized protein LOC141611414 isoform X2, which translates into the protein MIMDLQDFILRARVLKLYRHALRTARRAPGTSRDELQQTIRQEMETNKGCQDKQQIRYLVSEGFERVKRLDEMLDMQGF
- the LOC141611414 gene encoding endoribonuclease Dicer homolog 3-like isoform X1, which produces MDVTPIESLLNMSKSELPGAGTTKRKELHGMVPVRALSGKWRDKPHGAVLHSYRIDFSCDSEDFSSFLLLTESNLDHDVANAKMDLYLLDRTAISSVSPSGEVHLDSDQIKRGMRFHELLFNGLFGKLFLGSKAEGTPREFLLEKDSAWLWSTDTSYLILPLESSDVEDHASWRINWKAVDSCVTVVEYMKSFCWLTAELSQRKTKPSCLDENCASKNHVNLANCTFSTGNLKDTVVISIHTGRIYYVLDVLVDTSAHSPFEASRKPKYSTFADYFTKKYEIELLYPEQPLLLLKQTHNAFNLLSDSEATALRRKMLSDGTDQRPQNHVHMPPELVVSIDVPLSVLRAFYLIPSVMHRLECLMLACQLREEIGLNIDKFNIPSLLLLEALTTQRCLEDFSSERLELLGDSVLKYSVSCHLFLTYPGKQEGKLSARRQQAICNATLHYLGIKGGLQEYIRDSPFEPRRWVAPGQLSVHPTSCLHGIDSSKVPLDSKYQNIDEKLVLGKNCDKGHRWLVSKNIADCVEAVIGAYYVAGGLAASIHVMTWLGIEAKLDMGYVDKAVDVASVRPFAQKVDEITTLESKLGYDFSTKGLLLEAITHSTYENAGLKYCYERLEFLGDAVLDVLMTWHLYQNHKDIDPGELTDLRAASVNNENFAQVAVRRNLFPHLLHSSSLLAEQVTDYVNLITKAEGTKTLQGRQCPKALGDLVESIAGAILIDTKLQIDEVWRVFYPLLSPLVTPENLELAPIRELNELCDRRGYFFKEQCVNHSQVIFVELKLQLTDILLIGEGIARTRKAARGEAAFHLLKDLEDRGISFAHVVGEKRKREPHDVTLCSLDGTITLDIVPHKKQKVAQVPIGGVPVISSVNAQKGGPRSSLYDLCKRLQWPMPSFETTGRQLITPIDVGEVPNKKKGFNSFMSKISLCIPDFGVMEAMGEEKADKKRSLDSAALSLLLDLEKLGKLVIGCSH